The genomic DNA ttttctttttttttaattttttctttcctttttttggggtgggggcggggtggggggatgggaaggGCAAGGCAGCCAGAGACAAAACAACCCAAGGGGCAAGGGTACCGCCAGGAGCAATGATAGTGATCCTCACTGACAGATGGGGGTCAGGCGACGCAGACCTCTTCAGAAACACGGTGATGAAACAAAGGATCTGGCCCCCATCTCCCAGGGAGAAAGTACAGCTCAGACATCACAACACAAAGGTGTCTCCTCTAGGAGGCCAAACCCCCAACATGCTGACGCAGGTGGGTCACCAGGAACAGAAGGGCCCTAGGCCTCGGGGTGCTGTTTTTCATGTTCGGAACCTTCTGAGTTTGCATAGTTACCTTTGCTATGGCTAGAGTCAGGATCGGAAAGGGACCGCACCTCTGAGAGTGACCCTCAAGCAGAAGGCTCTGGAGGCTTTCTCCTCCTTGCCTTCAGAGCTCACATCTATGAGATTTTACCACTTCTAAGTGGAAGACAAGAGACATAAAAACTCTGgccaagcatatatatatatataaaaaaaactgtaaaattaattttccttaaagacaattaaaaagaaaaatgcctgcCCACCCccatttctgttgttgctgtgttTTACTATAAATCGGTCAACCAGAcaggatttcattttttttccttcttttttttttttttaggttaatCTGTTCCCTGTTAATCCCCAGTTAAAGCCATTGCCCTCTCCCTAACAGTAGACAACATTCCCCCTAAAAGTCACCATTTCTGCACAGGGCTGGGCCTTTAGGATGCCAAACCAAAAGCAGAAACAGGATTTCAGGAACCAAAGGTGAGTGGCAATAACTGCACATAAATTAACCGGGCACAGAACACGTGTCTACTGATTCCCGTGGCGGAAGGGGCAACAGGCTGATGGGAGGGCGCCCGGGAGGAAACAATAATcgttttttcgttttgtttttggtCGTAAGAAACCGGACTATAAATCCATGCCCTGCACACGCAGTAAGTTCATCTAGATCTTTTCATGAATCTTTTCAACTTTCACAAACAGCCTATCGAGGTCATTCCTCAGGTCATCCAGCAAGCCCTTGGCCGACTCCAAGCTGTTCTCATTTCTTTCGATTTTGACAGAGTAGGCAACCAAACTGTCCACGGCAGTCCTGAGCATTTTCAAGTCCGACTCCACTTGGTTCACGGAGGATTTCAGGCTGTCCAGGGAGGAAAGCCTGTCTAGGAAGTCCTGGGGAGGCGTGACCTGGGCTTGGTCCTGGCTGAGTAGGGAGTGCACCTGTTCTCGCAGAGACTCCACGGCGCTAGGGAGTTCGCCCACGCTGTGCTGCAGCTCCTTCACATCGCTGGCCATGGTCAGCTGGGCCTCCCCCAGGCTCCTCACTGTACTAGCCAGATCGGAGGAGGACCCCAGGCTTTCCAGCTGCTCCTGCAGCATAGCCAGACGCTGCTCGTACTCCTGGCTCTTGGACAGGAGCGACTCCAGACTCTCGGTGTGGCGTGCAGAAGCCACCTGCATAGAGTACACACCGTCCTCCACATACTGGAGCCTGGCACCTAGGCCCTCAATCTGCCTCTGGAGTTCATCTACCGCTTTGGAATCTTTAAAGAGGATGGCCTCCTCTGCCCCATGGGCCTGGGCCTTCAGCTGCTGCAGCTCCCCTTCCAGCCTCCTGATGTCCTCTGGGAGGCGGGAGGAGGACTCTTCAGACCGCAGAAGCTTCTCTGTGAGGGCCTCCAAAGCCAGGCGTTCCGAGTCGGCCGCCTGCTTGAACGCCTGTTGTTCCTGCTTGAGGCTCACTAGCTCCCGGACCTCTGTGTAGACATCAGACTCCATGGTCCGAAGGGAACTCTGCAGGGCTTCAATGTCCCTCTCCCTGGACTTCACAGAGGCCTGTACCTCCTTCAGGGCTTTCTCCAGAACTTTCAGGTCCTGACTGCTCGCGCCCTTAGACTCTTCCAGGGAGGCAACCTTCATCTTGACgtcatttatttccttctggCCCCTCTTCTGCACGTCGGTGAAGATGGCGATGTTGTCATTGATGGACTTGGTGAGCTCCGTCAGGCGCTCCTCGACCGTGTTCTCCAAGGATGTGAAGTCGCGCTCCCGGGCGTCCTTCACCACGTGAATTCCGTCCGACAGGTCTTTGAGAATCTCGTTCTGCAGCTTCTGCAGGACCTCGCCAATACGGTTGATCTCGCTCTCCCCTTCCTTCACGGCTTTCTCTGTGAGGTCCTGTTTATGCTGCGAGCTCCTCAGGATGGACTCAAAAGTCCCAAACGTGGCTTGCAGAGACTGTACCTACGAGCGAATCCAGATGTTAGCCacagaggacagtttctggcgTGTCTGTATACCCATTATTTTCTGCACTCTGTTGTACCCTCCCCATCAGCACTCTCCTTCCAAAGGTAGTTGTGTGTGGTGATTGCCATGGTAACAAGTAGGCTCATTACCCAACCCGACCAGGCCACGaggtccctctgcctctctcattGCCTACCTCTCAGCCAACGTGGCGAGCCAGGGAAGGACAAGAGGTAGGCAGGCTGATGAGGTGAGCAACACCTTTTCCCACTGGATGAGGGAGGCCTGGAGCTGCTCAGACCAGCCCCCAGTAATGAATGGTCAACACCCATCCATCAGTCAAGACCACACTCAGGGAGACAGCTGAAACAAGGCCAGATCCCATTCTGAAGACATAACTCAGTCCCCGAAGACAGCTAAACCTGCTTGTCTACTCTTGAGCTTTCTAGTTTGGGTCAATCAGCGTTTTCGGTCTcctattctctcttccctcccgcTACTATTTTAGGGTTGGCTTTGTAGCTCCTGCAACTGACCATCACACGTTTTCTTAGGAAAGAACCTGAGGCACACGGAGACactaggcataaagcaaagagacCCAGTCCAGGTCGATGCCGGCCACATCCAGCTGTGTGGTTTTTGGTGAGCCACTGTTCACCCCGGATGTCAGGTCCTTCCTGGACGTCACTGCCCTCCCTAGATGTCACTGTCCTCCCTGGATGTCCGTGACCTCGTCTGAAAACACAAGCAGCGGGCCGGACGATTCCTCAGGGTGCTCTGGCTTTTGTGAACACGCTGTGACCTTTGCTGCTACACACCCATTCTACACGGACTCCATTCTGAGGCACAGTGCAGGCCTCCTAACAAGCCTGCCTAACACAGAGCGGCTGTGCTGATCAAAAAGGTAGGCCTTATCCTGATGTAGCACCTGtgacttttggggggggggctgtgaatataaggaaggaagaataagaaGGCCAGCAGTGTGGCCCTGATTCTGTTAAGTCCTTAGGCCCAACTCCCCATCTCTGGAACATGTAACAGACTCGTTATGATGCCCCATGAGGTTATTACCAGATAAACCCAGTGTGGAGGCGTCTGCAGGAAAAATAATGTCATTAACAGTCAACTATTAAATGTATTTGtaggggcggtggcggggaggaggcggaaatcctcaataaataaataaatttaaaaaaataaaataaaataaaataaaaataaataaatgtatatgtagacgggaggtggtggcgcacacctttaatcccagcactcgggaggcagaggcaggcggatctctgggagttcgagaccagcctggtctacaagagctagttccaggacaggctccaaagccagagaaaccctgtctcgaaaaaccaaaaaaaaaaataaataaataaaataaataaataaataaatgtatttgtaaaAAGGGAGGAAGACAAATATTCTAGATTAAACTAAATTTAATAAGagttttcaggggctggagagatggctcaggggttaagagaactgtctgctcttccagaaagttCTCGGCTGAATTCCCCTGCAATCACGCGGCTGCTCAcagttccacaggatctgatgccctcttctggcttcctcgggcaccaagcatgcacatgtaACACACAACACATGCGGACACAACACCGAACACACAGAGCAAAAGGAAATCTTGAGGGGGGTGGTTCTCTCGATTTAAAAACAGTACAAGAGTGTGAAATCGggtaaacacacaccacacacatacgcacGAGCACACACGGGCTGAGGACTGGGCATATAGTTTAGCTGGTAGACTGCTAGCAGCCTTCACAAGCTCCTAGATTCAAGCCCAAGTACTTAAGAAATTGGGTCTGGTAGCCTATGCCTATGAGGTGGAAGTaaaaaggtcagaagttcaaggacatcctaggctacacagaggctgaggctggcctggactacGTGAAACCctatcttacaaaaaaaaaaaaaaagtaagtaaataagatAAAGAGCCATATACCTGACTCACAGTATTGTCAGTGTGAGAACTAAGTGAGTTTGAACACATAAAGCGCTTAACTGTGCCTAACTCTTGGATGCTCAAGGCTTTATCCTAAACTCCTCAAACACTTGGGGAAATCCTAGCAGTACCTTCCACTCAACGCCAAAAGATGAGAGAAGCTAAGGGCACAGCAAGGATGCACGCAGGATACCCTAGCCACAGAGCGCGCCCCCCACGCTCTAGGAACTAAACTCCTATTCATGTCCCAcgtctgagtttttttttttaaagatagattagAATGGGGTTCTCAAGGGCTCCAGAAAGTAGACAATTTCCCTCCCCAGCCAAATACAACCTGAGACATAAAGAAtacagagagaaggcaggagagagaggtgaCCTCTAAAACTAGGTTAGTAAATCACAATGCCTTCCTGTTCTAAGCACAGCACTTAAAATAGAAGCATGAGTGGGTGAGCCCAGCACCTGCAACATGGCAGGGCCACTCTCCGTGTTTTCTCAATGGGCCAAAGAATGAGGGAATTCAGAGCAATGCCTGATAAAGTTTGGGTGGGCCTGGCTCCTATATAATCCCAGGTTGGCTCTTACAGCAGGCTAGGAAGTGATTTGGATCAGAAACCATTCCCAACCCCCAAAGGAAGCCAGCATCTCCCCTATTGAGGGCACTGTAAGTTGTTCGTCTTCGTGCACAAAGAGTTCATAACAATTAATATGCTTTTGATGCTTGCTCTTCTGGAATGCGAGAGATGTCCACCATGCGATAGGCGATACGCAGCATGGAAGCGGTGGAGCCAAGCATCAGAATCCCAGAACGTCTAATTTTAGGAGCTGCCCTATTCCCAAGGATGTCTAGAGGGTTGCCACCAACGAAAGCAAGCCCTGGCTCTTCTTCACAGACCCAAGATGAGAAACGATAAAACCCAAATAGACTCACTCCCTACAAATAGCAGATCCTCTCAACAACCTGCTCCTACCAGCCTGAGCCACCCCTGTTACTGCTTTAGGGAGCCTTGAGATGGACCAGGGCATTAGGGGTTTACCTAGGGCTGTGGCTGACCCGCCCACACGAACTGAAGCTCTGGACTTCTTGTGGTCCTGTGGTATAGCCACTCATGTACAAGATGCCTGAAAAGCAGACTGATAACACCATTACCTCTTTCCTAGGGAGGTCACTTCTTCAACAGCTTTGGAGCCGTGAAGATTCCTGCAAAGTCTGTGCTCGCGTGTGCGTAGTACATATCCGTGTGAATGTGCTGCGGGACGTGGGCgtacatacatgtggaggccagacgTTGACACGGCTCTTCACCTTActctttgacacagggtctcttacCGGAGCTGAAGCACGCTGATTCGGCTGGCCTGGCTGGCTAGTGAACTCCAGAGCTATCTTCCTGTCTGTGCCTTCTCCGTGTGGACTGCCaggcccagctttttacatgggtcctaAGAAGCTAAACTCAAGTCCTAATGCTTTCATAATGAACACTCTTGACTGGGCCATCCCTGTATCTCCTCCCCCAGCCCCGTCTTTCAAATCTCGATGGCACCAGagtgagaaactgaggcccagagaagaagGTGACAACAATTATAACtacagggaagggggaggggaccaATCGAGAGACAGGAAGGCAGCACAGGAAATACCCAGCTTCTCCAACCTGGATTCAAAACATCCTCCATGTGGGCCTCAATTTCCAACTTCTGTACTTCCCGAGTGTCGCTCTGTCACAGAAAGGCTAGCCACCTCCTGTCTTCCAGGTGTGTTCAAGTTTGTCCCCTTACCTGTAAGCTCTTTACAGAGTCCCCCTCCCAACAGTTCTGACGGCTCCACCGTCCCAAACACCCAGATACAGACACAAGTTCTTCCTCCCCAAAGCGTGTGCAAGTCACCCACCAACTCACACCCACTTAGCGCGTCTCTTTACACGCTTGCTCTGTGCCCTGTTCCCCTCCATATCCTCCCCAGGGCCCACACACAGCCATGCAACAACTATCAGGCTTCAATCAATATTATGACTGATGAGCAGGTGGGTGGATGGAAGCGGGGAAGCAGGAGCTGGTGACGAGGCTCCCGCAGGGTGTCTGTGTCTTTAGGGCGCTCCGATATTCCGCACGCACAGCAGAATGGCCTACTCGACTCCCTCGGAAGTCACCTCCCTTGGCCTGCACCACGTCACAGGCTGACTCATTCTGGTTGCTCTTCCCCGTCTTCGGAGGAAATTCCTAGCGCTGCACACTCAACAAAACTAGGGACTTGGCAGGGCAAAGCagcatgctgggaaaaggagGCGGTGGTTCCGGGCTCAGAAGTGGCGGGATTTTTTGTTTCCGTCCAGCAACTGAGTTTCATTGAGCAAGGAGATGGTGTAGgacggtggggg from Microtus ochrogaster isolate Prairie Vole_2 chromosome 24, MicOch1.0, whole genome shotgun sequence includes the following:
- the Ckap4 gene encoding cytoskeleton-associated protein 4; translated protein: MPSAKQRGSKGGHGAASPSDKGAHPSGGADDVAKKPPPAPQQPQPPAPHPPQQHPQNQAHRGGHRGRSSAASSTAAAASSASCSRRLGRLLNFLFYLALVAAAAFSGWCVHHVLEEVQQVRRGHQDFSRERDELGQSLQGVEQKVQSLQATFGTFESILRSSQHKQDLTEKAVKEGESEINRIGEVLQKLQNEILKDLSDGIHVVKDARERDFTSLENTVEERLTELTKSINDNIAIFTDVQKRGQKEINDVKMKVASLEESKGASSQDLKVLEKALKEVQASVKSRERDIEALQSSLRTMESDVYTEVRELVSLKQEQQAFKQAADSERLALEALTEKLLRSEESSSRLPEDIRRLEGELQQLKAQAHGAEEAILFKDSKAVDELQRQIEGLGARLQYVEDGVYSMQVASARHTESLESLLSKSQEYEQRLAMLQEQLESLGSSSDLASTVRSLGEAQLTMASDVKELQHSVGELPSAVESLREQVHSLLSQDQAQVTPPQDFLDRLSSLDSLKSSVNQVESDLKMLRTAVDSLVAYSVKIERNENSLESAKGLLDDLRNDLDRLFVKVEKIHEKI